The genomic window TGTGCGCCGCCGGAGAAACACCCGCTGCGCAGCGCGCTGTACGCGGCCTCGGGCTTCTTCACCAGCAGCTACGACCAGGCCCAGCAGGATGAACAGCTGCGCCTGGCCTACGTGGCGATCACCCGCGGGGTGAGCCGGGTGTTCTGGTTCACCCGCAAGGCCCAGGGGCCGACGGCGATCCTGGCGATGCGGCGCACCGTCGAAACGGCTCCCGCCTGAGCCTGGGGGAGCGTCAGTCAGTCGTCACGGGTGAGGACTTCCAGCAGTTCGATTTCGAACAGCAGGTTGGAGTGGGGCTGGATGTGCGCGCCCACCTGGCGCTCGCCATAGGCCAGGTGCGCGGGCACGAAGAGCTTGCGCTTGCCGCCGACCTTCATGCCCATCAGCCCCTGGTCCCAGCCCTTGATCACCCGGCCGGTGCCGATCACGCACTGGAACGGGCGGCCCTTGTCGTAGGACGAATCGAACACGGTGCCGTCCTCCAGGGTGCCCCTGTACTGGGTGGTGATCAGGGCGCCCTTGACCACGGCCTTGCCGTCGCCGACGACGATATCTTCGATCTGCAGTTCGCTGCTCATGGCGTTCTCCGGGGAAACGGTCGGCGCGGGGCCGCAAGGGCGTGCGTTTTCGCAGGAAAACCCGGCCTTTGCAAGCGCCCCGCGGGTTCAGGCGATGGCCGCCTCCCCGGTTCGCCAGCAGGCGGGCGCCTGCGCAGGGTCCCGCTCGCACCCCGGCAGGAGCGAACGTGCTGGCGAACGGCGCTCAGGCCAGGTGCGCGGCAAACCCGCTGACCTCCGGCGCGATCTCCTCGCGCAGGGTCAGCGCGGGGATGTCGTAGTCGCCGCCGTTCTGCCGACGGAAGGGGATGGGCGCGGTGGTCTGCAGGCTGTCCAGGCGCGCGCCCAGTTCCTGCTCGATCTGCGCGTAGCGCTCCGCGTCCACGCGGCTGGTGCGGTACACCAGGTAGGGCGGCAGGACATCGAAGCCCGGGTAGAACAGCACGCCGTGATGGATCGGGAACAGCAGGTCGTCGATCGGCCCGTTGATGCCGCGCGGGCTGTAGTGCGACGCCCA from Pseudomonas sp. GCEP-101 includes these protein-coding regions:
- a CDS encoding FKBP-type peptidyl-prolyl cis-trans isomerase, with the protein product MSSELQIEDIVVGDGKAVVKGALITTQYRGTLEDGTVFDSSYDKGRPFQCVIGTGRVIKGWDQGLMGMKVGGKRKLFVPAHLAYGERQVGAHIQPHSNLLFEIELLEVLTRDD